In Candidatus Paceibacterota bacterium, the sequence TATTGATAATGCGCTTAGAGTCAAAGATGGTCCTCATGGATTATTTTTAAAGGATAAAAACTACGTAATAAAGGAAGGAAAAGTGATTATAGTTGATGAATTTACGGGTCGTTTAATGCCTGGTAGACGTTGGTCAGACGGCATACATCAAGCAGTAGAAGCGAAAGAGGGGGTTGAAATACCACCAGAATCTGAAACTGTAGCGACAGTGACTTTGCAGAATTATTTTAGAATGTATAAAAAACTTTCCGGGATGACGGGAACCGCAGCTACCTCGACTGAAGAATTTCAAAGTGTTTATGGCGTTGATGTTGTTGTTATTCCGACTAATCTTCCAATGATAAGAGAAGATTTGCCAGATAGAATTTACAAGACAGAAAAAGCAAAGTATAAGGCTATTGTTGAAGAGATAAAAAAAAGAAACAAGAAAGGACAGCCAGTATTGGTTGGTACAACAAGCATTGAAAAAAACGAATATCTCGGGAAACTTTTAGAAATTAAAGGAATAGATTCCCAAATTTTAAATGCAAAAAATCATCAAAAAGAAGGTGAAATTATAGCTCAGGCAGGAAAACCTGGGGCAGTGACAGTTGCAACTAATATGGCAGGACGTGGCGTTGACATTGTTCTTGGCGGCAATCCTCCAAAGAAAGAAGATGCAGAGAAGGTTAAAAAAATAGGGGGGCTCCATGTTATTGGCACAGAAAGGCATGAAGCCCGTCGTGTTGATAATCAGCTTCGTGGAAGAGCAGGCAGACAAGGAGACTCTGGTTCTTCCCAATTTTTTATCTCTCTTGAGGATGATTTAGCCCGAGTTTTCGGAGGGAATAGAATGAAATCCTTAATAGAGCGTTTTAAAATACCCGACGATATTCCAATAGAAAATAAAATAATCTCAAACTCTATTGAGTCAGCTCAGGCAAGGGTTGAGGGTTTTAACTTTGACGCAAGAAAACACCTTTTAGATTATGACGACGTTTTAAACAAGCAAAGAGTAAAAATTTACAAAGAACGAGATAAAATCTTAGAG encodes:
- the secA gene encoding preprotein translocase subunit SecA; the encoded protein is MSFLKKIFGDPSEKYFKKNKPIIDEINSFEKEFENISDGQLKKKTREFKKKLKENNNLDDILPGAFALVREAAKRTLKQRHFDVQLMGGIAMYQGNIVEMKTGEGKTLVATLPLYLNALEEKGCHLVTVNDYLARRDTVWMGQIYNLLGLSVGCLNNEQSFLYDPGYKKSDEEKDEVRDELGSFKVVEDFLRPVSKREAYRADITYGTNNEFGFDYLRDNMVFNIKEKVQRGFNFAIIDEVDSILIDESRTPLIISSPAEAASEKYYKFAEIVRDLKEEEDYEVDEKMRAAILTHKGQEKIIEKLGGYNPWVEGDIVTTHHIDNALRVKDGPHGLFLKDKNYVIKEGKVIIVDEFTGRLMPGRRWSDGIHQAVEAKEGVEIPPESETVATVTLQNYFRMYKKLSGMTGTAATSTEEFQSVYGVDVVVIPTNLPMIREDLPDRIYKTEKAKYKAIVEEIKKRNKKGQPVLVGTTSIEKNEYLGKLLEIKGIDSQILNAKNHQKEGEIIAQAGKPGAVTVATNMAGRGVDIVLGGNPPKKEDAEKVKKIGGLHVIGTERHEARRVDNQLRGRAGRQGDSGSSQFFISLEDDLARVFGGNRMKSLIERFKIPDDIPIENKIISNSIESAQARVEGFNFDARKHLLDYDDVLNKQRVKIYKERDKILE